From the genome of Amycolatopsis sp. NBC_01488, one region includes:
- a CDS encoding Gfo/Idh/MocA family protein — translation MRLGLAGTGRIGTAHAETLKGFEEVESVVVADVDTARAASAAAKLGVEATSLEELFAAGLDGLVVTAATDAHPGLIIAAVDAGIPVFCEKPVAADIPGTLAVIDRIDASDVPVQIGFQRRFDAGYAAAKAAVASGELGWLHTLRATTFDPAPPPAEYVAHSGGLFRDCGVHDFDIIRWVSGREVAEVYAIGANRGERFFADAGDVDTAAATLTLDDGTLATVSLTRYNGAGYDVRLDVLGSVSGVVVGLDDRAPLRSVEPGVAPLPGPAYPGFMERFRPAYTTELRAFLDVVAGRAPSPCVAADALEAFYIAEACELSRRERRPVGLAEVRRQASS, via the coding sequence ATGAGGTTGGGACTGGCGGGCACCGGCCGGATCGGCACCGCGCACGCGGAGACGCTCAAGGGGTTCGAGGAGGTCGAGTCGGTCGTCGTGGCCGACGTCGACACCGCGCGAGCCGCGTCCGCCGCCGCGAAGCTGGGCGTCGAGGCGACCTCCCTCGAGGAGCTGTTCGCCGCGGGTCTCGACGGACTGGTCGTCACGGCAGCGACCGACGCGCACCCCGGCCTGATCATCGCGGCGGTCGACGCGGGTATCCCGGTGTTCTGCGAAAAGCCGGTAGCCGCGGACATCCCCGGCACCCTCGCCGTGATCGACCGCATCGACGCCTCGGACGTGCCGGTCCAGATCGGCTTCCAGCGCCGCTTCGACGCGGGCTACGCGGCGGCGAAGGCGGCGGTCGCGTCAGGCGAGCTGGGCTGGCTGCACACCCTGCGCGCGACGACGTTCGACCCGGCGCCCCCGCCGGCCGAGTACGTCGCCCATTCGGGCGGGCTGTTCCGCGACTGCGGCGTCCACGACTTCGACATCATCCGCTGGGTCAGCGGCCGCGAGGTGGCCGAGGTGTACGCGATCGGCGCCAACCGCGGCGAGCGGTTCTTCGCGGACGCAGGCGACGTCGACACGGCGGCCGCGACGCTGACCCTGGACGACGGCACGCTGGCGACGGTGTCCCTGACCCGCTACAACGGCGCGGGCTACGACGTCCGCCTCGACGTCCTCGGCTCGGTGTCGGGTGTCGTGGTCGGCCTGGACGACCGGGCGCCGCTGCGCTCGGTGGAGCCAGGGGTGGCGCCGCTGCCCGGGCCGGCGTACCCGGGGTTCATGGAGCGCTTCCGCCCGGCGTACACGACGGAGCTGCGAGCGTTCCTGGACGTCGTCGCGGGCCGGGCGCCTTCGCCGTGCGTCGCGGCGGACGCGCTGGAGGCGTTCTACATCGCTGAAGCGTGCGAGCTGTCCCGCCGCGAACGACGTCCGGTGGGCCTCGCGGAGGTCCGCCGCCAAGCGTCCTCGTGA
- a CDS encoding LacI family DNA-binding transcriptional regulator, which produces MRPTMEDVAARAGVSRALVSLVMRNSPKVSDARRAAVLRAAEELGYQPHVMARSLASRTSTVLGVMVNDLRNAFFADVVEGLDAAAQAAGFDLVLNTGGRSPAREGNALRSLLSFRPAGVILLSPVVPASAIEAAARQCPVVLVSRTSRASGVDTVNDDGEAGSALAVDHLAALGHRRIAHLDGGGAAGAAQRRRGFQAAMRRHGLEPIVVRSEHTDTAGEKSVRELLATYSRAELPTGLVAGNDFNAVGAISALEEAGLRVPEDVSVVGYDNTSLAALRHLSLTTVDQPRTEMGRLAFEALIERVRGERTEPVRHLLHPSLVVRATTAGISVTGGHSR; this is translated from the coding sequence ATGCGTCCGACGATGGAGGACGTCGCCGCGCGGGCGGGGGTTTCCCGCGCACTGGTCTCCCTGGTGATGAGGAATTCACCGAAGGTCTCCGACGCCCGGCGCGCGGCCGTCCTGCGGGCGGCGGAAGAACTCGGCTACCAGCCGCACGTCATGGCGCGGTCCCTGGCCAGCCGGACGTCCACGGTGCTCGGCGTGATGGTCAACGACCTGCGCAACGCCTTCTTCGCCGATGTCGTCGAGGGATTGGACGCGGCCGCGCAGGCCGCGGGCTTCGACCTCGTCCTCAACACCGGCGGCCGCAGTCCCGCGCGCGAGGGGAACGCCTTGCGCAGCCTGCTTTCCTTCCGGCCGGCGGGGGTCATCCTGCTCTCGCCGGTCGTGCCCGCGTCGGCCATCGAAGCCGCCGCCCGGCAGTGCCCGGTGGTGCTGGTGTCCCGGACGTCGCGAGCGTCCGGTGTGGACACCGTGAACGACGACGGCGAGGCGGGGTCGGCGCTGGCCGTCGACCACCTCGCGGCCCTCGGGCACCGGCGCATCGCGCACCTCGACGGCGGCGGCGCGGCCGGGGCGGCCCAGCGTCGTCGCGGGTTCCAGGCGGCGATGCGGCGGCACGGCCTCGAACCGATCGTCGTGCGCAGCGAGCACACCGACACCGCGGGCGAGAAGTCCGTGCGGGAGCTGCTGGCGACGTATTCGCGCGCCGAGCTGCCGACGGGTTTGGTGGCGGGCAACGACTTCAACGCCGTCGGCGCGATCTCGGCTCTCGAGGAAGCAGGGCTGCGCGTGCCCGAGGACGTCTCGGTCGTCGGCTACGACAACACGTCTTTGGCGGCACTGCGGCACCTTTCACTGACCACAGTGGACCAACCGCGCACCGAAATGGGCCGCCTGGCCTTCGAAGCGCTGATCGAGCGGGTGCGGGGTGAGCGGACCGAGCCGGTCCGGCACCTGCTGCACCCGTCTTTGGTGGTCCGCGCGACCACCGCCGGGATTTCTGTGACAGGAGGGCATTCACGATGA
- a CDS encoding TIM barrel protein: protein MTATIRVAAAPISWGVCEVPGWGRVLDAATVLGEMAALGVQATELGPPGYLPRDPAELRELLGQHGLTLVGGFLAVVLHENQEDALKEAEESAALFAACGGDVLVLAAATGLDGYDDRPKLTDAEWATLIATAAKIRDIAAAHGLRTVLHPHVGTHVEQQAEVERFLADSDLGLCLDTGHLMIGGTDPVELAKRYPERVGHVHLKDVREDLAAEVRSGRLGYTDAVGRGIYTPLGAGDVDVASMVRSVQAAGYDGWYVLEQDTALGDSSPDDTPRRDTERSLAHLAKIIDSL, encoded by the coding sequence GTGACAGCGACGATCCGCGTAGCCGCCGCGCCGATCTCTTGGGGTGTCTGCGAAGTCCCGGGCTGGGGCCGGGTGCTGGACGCGGCGACCGTGCTCGGGGAGATGGCGGCGCTCGGGGTCCAAGCCACCGAACTGGGCCCGCCCGGGTACCTCCCGCGCGACCCGGCCGAACTGCGCGAGCTGCTGGGGCAGCACGGCCTGACGCTCGTCGGCGGCTTCCTCGCCGTCGTCCTCCACGAAAATCAGGAAGACGCCCTCAAGGAAGCCGAAGAGTCCGCCGCCCTGTTCGCCGCGTGCGGCGGTGACGTGCTGGTGCTCGCCGCCGCGACCGGGCTCGACGGCTACGACGACCGCCCGAAGCTCACCGACGCCGAATGGGCGACGCTCATCGCAACCGCCGCCAAGATCCGTGACATCGCCGCCGCTCACGGCCTGCGCACCGTGCTGCACCCGCACGTCGGGACGCACGTCGAGCAGCAGGCCGAGGTCGAGCGCTTCCTCGCCGATTCCGATCTCGGCTTGTGCCTCGACACCGGGCACCTGATGATCGGCGGGACGGATCCGGTCGAGCTGGCCAAGCGGTATCCCGAACGGGTGGGGCACGTGCATCTGAAGGACGTCCGAGAAGACCTGGCGGCCGAGGTCCGCAGCGGTCGGCTCGGGTACACCGACGCGGTCGGGCGGGGCATCTACACCCCGCTCGGCGCGGGGGACGTGGACGTGGCGTCGATGGTGCGCTCCGTCCAGGCGGCCGGCTACGACGGCTGGTACGTCCTCGAACAGGACACCGCCCTCGGCGACTCGAGCCCCGACGACACACCGCGGCGGGACACCGAGCGCAGCCTGGCCCACCTCGCGAAGATCATCGACTCCCTGTAA
- a CDS encoding sugar ABC transporter substrate-binding protein, with the protein MFSFKKLAGVAAIAAAGLVLSACSGPSADNSNSSASSPAPAAPSSGGPLKVAVVTHGSAGDAFWNVVKNGAQQAGKDLNVGVDYYSDGDPGNQAKLIDNAVAQKVGGLVVSMANPQALQTSIQNAVKAGIPVVTINSGEDSSAAFGAIAHVGQSEGLAGQGAGQRLKAAGKTKLLCVIHEAGNIGQNQRCDGAKQTFGNVTTLQVDISNPTDAQSRIRGALQSDPSIDAVLALNSQVAARAVSAAKEANSKAQVATFDLNADVVAAIKDGSILFAVDQQQYEQGYLPIVFLKLYKENGNTIGGGHPVQTGPGFVDKTNIDTVAPYAQRGTR; encoded by the coding sequence GTGTTCTCTTTCAAGAAGCTGGCCGGAGTGGCGGCGATCGCCGCCGCCGGGCTGGTCCTCTCCGCCTGCAGCGGCCCGAGCGCCGACAACTCGAACAGCAGCGCCAGCTCTCCGGCCCCGGCGGCGCCGAGTTCGGGCGGTCCGTTGAAGGTCGCCGTCGTCACCCACGGCAGCGCCGGTGACGCCTTCTGGAACGTCGTCAAGAACGGCGCCCAGCAGGCGGGCAAGGACCTGAACGTCGGCGTCGACTACTACTCCGACGGTGACCCGGGCAACCAGGCCAAGCTGATCGACAACGCCGTCGCGCAGAAGGTCGGCGGCCTGGTCGTCTCGATGGCGAACCCGCAGGCGCTGCAGACGTCGATCCAGAACGCGGTCAAGGCCGGCATCCCGGTGGTCACCATCAACTCCGGCGAGGACTCCAGCGCGGCGTTCGGCGCGATCGCGCACGTCGGGCAGAGCGAGGGCCTCGCGGGCCAGGGCGCGGGCCAGCGGCTCAAGGCGGCCGGCAAGACGAAGTTGCTGTGCGTCATCCACGAAGCCGGCAACATCGGCCAGAACCAGCGCTGCGACGGCGCGAAGCAGACCTTCGGCAACGTCACCACGCTGCAGGTCGACATCTCGAACCCGACCGACGCGCAGTCGCGGATCCGCGGCGCGCTGCAGTCCGACCCGTCGATCGACGCGGTGCTCGCGCTGAACTCGCAGGTCGCGGCCCGCGCGGTGAGCGCGGCGAAGGAAGCGAACTCGAAGGCCCAGGTGGCGACGTTCGACCTGAACGCCGACGTCGTCGCGGCCATCAAGGACGGCAGCATCCTCTTCGCCGTCGACCAGCAGCAGTACGAGCAGGGCTACCTGCCGATCGTGTTCCTCAAGCTGTACAAGGAGAACGGCAACACCATCGGTGGCGGCCACCCGGTGCAGACCGGCCCCGGCTTCGTCGACAAGACCAACATCGACACCGTGGCCCCGTACGCGCAGCGCGGCACGCGATGA
- a CDS encoding ABC transporter permease, whose amino-acid sequence MTAAIQAQPDERVAKKSLTDRLVVRPEIGALLGAVLVFVFFSVVTGQFLSPLGVATWLDDSSTLGIMAVVVALLMVGGEFDLSAGVMTASTSLVTAILATQAGWNVWLALLVSLAFALGVGAFNGWLVMKTGLPSFIVTLGSFLALQGLNLGVTRLITNTVQVSGMRSTSGYESAGGLFASTFDIGGTEFQSSIIWWIVVTAIAAWLLVRTRFGNWIFAVGGSQVSARSVGVPVVRTKILLFMGTALGAWLVGSINILRFASVQANQGIGLEFQYIIAAVIGGCLLTGGFGSAVGAAIGALIFGMARQGIVFAQWNSDWFMLFLGIMLLAAVLVNNAFRRRAERVRR is encoded by the coding sequence ATGACCGCAGCCATCCAGGCACAGCCCGACGAACGCGTCGCCAAGAAGAGCCTGACCGATCGATTGGTGGTCCGGCCCGAGATCGGCGCGCTGCTGGGCGCCGTGCTCGTGTTCGTGTTCTTCTCCGTCGTCACCGGCCAGTTCCTCAGCCCGCTGGGCGTGGCGACCTGGCTCGACGACTCGTCGACGCTGGGCATCATGGCCGTCGTGGTCGCGCTGCTCATGGTCGGCGGCGAGTTCGACCTCTCCGCCGGCGTCATGACGGCGTCGACGTCGCTGGTCACGGCGATCCTGGCGACGCAGGCGGGCTGGAACGTCTGGCTCGCGCTGCTGGTCTCGCTGGCCTTCGCCCTCGGCGTCGGCGCGTTCAACGGCTGGCTGGTGATGAAGACCGGACTGCCCAGCTTCATCGTCACGCTCGGGTCGTTCCTCGCGCTGCAGGGACTCAACCTCGGCGTGACGCGGCTGATCACCAACACCGTCCAGGTCTCGGGGATGCGCTCGACCAGCGGCTACGAGTCGGCGGGCGGCCTGTTCGCGTCCACCTTCGACATCGGCGGCACGGAGTTCCAGTCGTCGATCATCTGGTGGATCGTCGTCACGGCCATCGCCGCGTGGCTGCTGGTGCGCACGCGCTTCGGCAACTGGATCTTCGCGGTCGGCGGGTCGCAGGTGTCGGCCCGCTCGGTCGGCGTGCCGGTGGTGCGCACGAAGATCCTGCTGTTCATGGGCACCGCGCTCGGCGCGTGGCTGGTGGGCTCGATCAACATCCTGCGGTTCGCGAGCGTGCAGGCGAACCAGGGCATCGGGCTGGAGTTCCAGTACATCATCGCGGCGGTGATCGGCGGCTGCCTGCTCACCGGCGGGTTCGGTTCGGCGGTGGGCGCGGCGATCGGCGCGCTGATCTTCGGCATGGCGCGCCAGGGCATCGTGTTCGCGCAGTGGAACAGCGACTGGTTCATGCTGTTCCTCGGGATCATGCTGCTGGCCGCGGTCCTGGTCAACAACGCCTTCCGGCGCCGCGCGGAAAGGGTCCGCCGATGA
- a CDS encoding ATP-binding cassette domain-containing protein, whose amino-acid sequence MSLIEVREIGKTYGSVIALREVSTVVNAGEVTCVLGDNGAGKSTLIKILAGVHQHDRGEFLVEGEPVRFASPREALDRGIATVYQDLAVVPLMSVWRNFFLGSEPTTGFGPFRMLDRKKGRETTKKALFDMGIDLRDVEQPVGTLSGGERQCVAIARAVYFGAKVLILDEPTAALGVKQAGVVLKYVAQARDRGLGVVLITHNPHHAYPVADRFLLLKRGAPLGSYEKKDIDINELTRQMAGGAELEALEHELRQVEKA is encoded by the coding sequence ATGAGCCTGATCGAAGTTCGTGAGATAGGCAAGACCTACGGCAGCGTGATCGCCCTGCGCGAGGTGTCCACTGTGGTCAACGCGGGCGAGGTGACCTGCGTGCTCGGCGACAACGGCGCCGGGAAGTCCACGCTGATCAAGATCCTGGCCGGCGTGCACCAGCACGACCGTGGCGAGTTCCTCGTGGAAGGTGAGCCGGTGCGGTTCGCCTCGCCGCGCGAAGCCCTCGACCGCGGGATCGCGACCGTGTACCAGGACCTCGCGGTGGTGCCGCTGATGAGCGTCTGGCGGAACTTCTTCCTCGGCTCCGAGCCGACGACGGGGTTCGGCCCGTTCCGGATGCTCGACCGGAAGAAAGGCCGTGAGACGACCAAGAAGGCACTGTTCGACATGGGCATCGACCTGCGGGACGTCGAGCAGCCGGTCGGCACGCTCTCCGGTGGGGAACGCCAGTGCGTCGCGATCGCGCGGGCGGTCTATTTCGGCGCGAAGGTGCTGATCCTCGACGAGCCGACCGCCGCGCTCGGCGTCAAGCAGGCCGGGGTGGTGCTCAAGTACGTCGCGCAGGCCAGGGACCGCGGGCTCGGCGTCGTGCTCATCACGCACAACCCGCACCACGCCTACCCCGTCGCGGACCGGTTCCTGCTGCTCAAGCGGGGTGCACCGCTCGGTTCGTACGAGAAGAAGGACATCGACATCAATGAGCTGACCCGGCAGATGGCGGGCGGTGCTGAGCTGGAAGCCCTCGAACACGAGCTGCGGCAGGTGGAGAAGGCGTGA
- the iolC gene encoding 5-dehydro-2-deoxygluconokinase — protein sequence MSLEALTVGRVGVDLYPEQSGVPLAGVSTFAKSLGGTATNVAVAAARLGRRTAVLTKVGPDGFGDYVRQALEGFGVSPAHVGTSEDLQTPVVFCELNPPADPPLLFYRSPIAPDLTLTDDDVPWDVVTSVPLLWVTGTGVSAEPARTTQRKILEARGRRAHTVLDLDYRPMFWPSVEQAREEIGGMLDHVTVAVGNRAEVEVAVGTADPDAAADRMLERGLRLAVIKKGAEGVLVATPEGRWTVPPQRIEVVCGLGAGDGFGGALIHGLLAGWDPVRLAEYANAAGALVASRLACADAMPTATEIEELL from the coding sequence GTGAGTCTCGAAGCGCTCACCGTGGGCCGGGTCGGGGTGGACCTCTACCCGGAGCAGAGCGGCGTGCCGCTGGCCGGGGTCAGCACGTTCGCCAAGTCGCTCGGCGGGACCGCGACCAACGTCGCGGTCGCCGCCGCGCGGCTCGGGCGGCGCACGGCCGTGCTCACGAAGGTCGGCCCGGACGGCTTCGGCGACTACGTCCGGCAGGCTCTCGAAGGCTTCGGCGTGTCCCCGGCGCACGTGGGCACCTCCGAAGACCTCCAGACGCCGGTGGTGTTCTGCGAGCTGAACCCGCCCGCGGACCCGCCGTTGCTGTTCTACCGCTCCCCCATCGCGCCGGACCTGACGCTCACCGACGACGACGTGCCGTGGGACGTCGTCACGTCGGTGCCGCTGCTGTGGGTCACCGGAACCGGCGTTTCCGCCGAACCCGCGCGCACGACCCAGCGGAAGATCCTCGAAGCGCGCGGACGCCGTGCGCACACCGTCCTCGACCTGGACTACCGGCCGATGTTCTGGCCGTCGGTGGAGCAGGCCCGCGAGGAGATCGGCGGGATGCTCGACCACGTCACCGTCGCGGTCGGCAACCGGGCCGAGGTGGAGGTCGCCGTCGGCACCGCGGACCCGGACGCCGCCGCCGACCGGATGCTCGAACGCGGTCTTCGGCTGGCTGTGATCAAGAAGGGCGCCGAGGGCGTGCTCGTGGCGACACCGGAGGGGCGCTGGACCGTCCCGCCGCAGCGTATCGAGGTCGTCTGCGGCCTCGGCGCGGGCGACGGCTTCGGTGGCGCGCTGATCCACGGCCTGCTGGCGGGCTGGGACCCGGTGCGCCTCGCGGAGTACGCCAACGCCGCGGGCGCGCTCGTCGCGTCCCGGCTGGCCTGCGCCGACGCCATGCCGACCGCGACGGAGATCGAGGAGCTGCTGTGA
- a CDS encoding Cgl0159 family (beta/alpha)8-fold protein: MILTDERWRELLDTRATNPGAVRQAYATRKRRSKLLSDDGTLFLVAADHPARGALGVGDDPLAMADRRTLLDRLLVALANPAVDGLLGTPDVVEELLLLGALHDKVVLGSMNRGGLAGADWEIDDRFTGYDARTLVDCGLDGGKMLLRLVDSDPGTIPTLQACADAVTELAAYGLVAMVEPLPYRRSAGKLVLQEDPVSLARAVTVASGLGTTSAHTWLKLPSTDSAAVLGATTLPVVVLGGVPSGDPAADLASWGRTLRHDVVRGLVVGRTLLYPPDGDVGAAVEAAAKVLEAAK, from the coding sequence GTGATCCTCACCGACGAGCGGTGGCGCGAACTCCTCGACACCCGGGCGACGAACCCGGGTGCGGTCCGCCAGGCCTACGCGACGCGCAAACGCCGTTCGAAACTGCTGTCCGACGACGGCACCCTGTTCCTCGTCGCGGCCGACCACCCGGCACGAGGGGCGCTGGGCGTCGGCGACGACCCGCTCGCCATGGCCGACCGGCGAACCCTCCTCGACCGCCTGCTCGTCGCCCTCGCCAACCCGGCGGTCGACGGCCTCCTCGGCACCCCCGACGTCGTCGAGGAACTGCTGCTGCTCGGCGCGCTGCACGACAAGGTCGTCTTGGGCTCGATGAACCGCGGCGGCCTGGCCGGCGCGGACTGGGAGATCGACGACCGCTTCACCGGCTACGACGCCCGCACGCTCGTCGACTGCGGCCTCGACGGCGGCAAGATGCTGCTGCGGCTCGTCGACTCCGACCCGGGCACGATCCCGACGCTGCAGGCCTGCGCCGACGCCGTCACCGAGCTGGCCGCGTACGGGCTGGTGGCGATGGTCGAACCGCTCCCCTACCGGCGCTCGGCGGGAAAGCTCGTGCTGCAGGAGGATCCCGTGTCGCTGGCCCGCGCGGTCACGGTCGCGTCCGGGCTCGGGACGACGTCCGCGCACACCTGGCTGAAGCTGCCGTCCACCGACTCGGCGGCGGTCCTCGGCGCGACGACGCTGCCGGTGGTCGTGCTCGGCGGGGTGCCGTCCGGCGATCCCGCCGCCGACCTGGCCTCCTGGGGCCGGACGCTGCGCCACGACGTCGTGCGCGGCCTGGTCGTCGGCCGGACCCTGCTCTACCCGCCCGACGGTGACGTCGGCGCGGCTGTCGAAGCCGCCGCGAAGGTCTTGGAGGCCGCGAAGTGA
- the iolB gene encoding 5-deoxy-glucuronate isomerase, with amino-acid sequence MSKLHRPLGTLSDDADPVRLTPDTAGWTYCGLRVLSLAPGEVRILHTGEFEAFVLPLSGSATVRVDGQVFELRGRESVFTRVTDFAYVPREAEVELSTVDGLEVALPMARCTRRLAARYGPAEDVPVEVRGAGQATRQVTNFGVPGVWDHADKLNACELITPGGNWSSYPPHKHDEASECEVVNEEIYYFRVAGRDGVTPSREGFGLHRTYTADGELDEDVAVRDHDVFLIPRGFHGPCVAAPGYPMYYLNVLAGPADERSMAFCDDPAHGWVRDTWASQELDPRCPVTSHEGRVR; translated from the coding sequence GTGAGCAAGCTGCACCGTCCACTCGGGACACTGTCCGACGACGCCGATCCGGTCCGCCTGACTCCCGACACCGCGGGCTGGACGTACTGCGGCCTGCGGGTGCTCTCCCTGGCCCCCGGCGAGGTCCGGATCCTGCACACCGGCGAGTTCGAGGCGTTCGTGCTGCCGCTGTCCGGATCGGCGACGGTCCGCGTCGACGGCCAGGTCTTCGAGCTGCGCGGCCGCGAATCGGTGTTCACGCGCGTGACGGACTTCGCCTACGTGCCGCGCGAGGCCGAAGTCGAGTTGTCGACAGTGGACGGTCTCGAAGTCGCGCTGCCGATGGCCCGCTGCACGCGGCGGCTGGCAGCCCGCTACGGACCCGCCGAGGACGTCCCCGTGGAGGTCCGCGGCGCCGGGCAGGCGACGCGGCAGGTGACCAACTTCGGTGTCCCCGGGGTGTGGGACCACGCCGACAAGCTGAACGCGTGCGAGCTGATCACGCCGGGCGGCAACTGGTCGTCGTACCCGCCGCACAAGCACGACGAAGCGAGCGAGTGCGAGGTCGTCAACGAGGAGATCTACTACTTCCGCGTCGCCGGCCGCGACGGCGTGACGCCGTCGCGCGAGGGTTTCGGCCTGCACCGGACGTACACGGCGGACGGCGAGCTGGACGAAGACGTCGCCGTCCGCGACCACGACGTCTTCCTGATCCCGCGCGGCTTCCACGGGCCGTGCGTCGCGGCTCCGGGCTACCCGATGTACTACCTGAACGTCCTGGCCGGGCCGGCCGACGAGCGGTCGATGGCCTTCTGCGACGACCCCGCGCACGGCTGGGTCCGCGACACGTGGGCGTCGCAGGAGCTGGATCCGCGCTGCCCGGTGACGAGCCACGAAGGGCGTGTGCGGTGA
- the iolD gene encoding 3D-(3,5/4)-trihydroxycyclohexane-1,2-dione acylhydrolase (decyclizing): MKLTTAQALVRWLLAQRSETLDGREVPLFPGVFAIFGHGNVLGLGTALEEHRGDIPVWRGHTEQGMALAAVGYAKATHRRQVGVVTSSIGPGALNMVTAAGVAHANRLPVLLLPGDTFTGRAPDPVLQQIEPFGDGTATVNDAFRAVSRYFDRITRPEQLISTLPQVARVLTDPADSGPVVLALPQDVQVETYDFPDALFEPVTHRPLRPRPDRRSVTEAAGVLRASKRPLLVLGGGVRYSGAGQRALDFAERHGIPLVETTAGRTLVPHSHDLHAGPLGITGSSSANVVAAAADVVLAVGTRLQDFTTASWTVFSPDVRLVALNAARFDAVKHGALSVVGDADAGLVDLGAQLESWRVDPSWTSRAATERASWDAHVDSLRSSSGALPSYAQVVGVVNDLSAADDYVMTASGGLPGELIGGWRGSGSLSMDVEYGFSCMGYELSGAWGAAIAWPGLVTTLLGDGSYLMLNSELFSAAFAGHPFVAVVCDNDGYAVIARLQEGQGGKPFNNFYADCTTSHASPPRVDFARHAESLGCLVFTASTVDSLREAYGSAREAAVAERRPAVVVVKTQPSTWTEAGAWWEVGVPEHLAGRDGYERAKADQVRYLRS; the protein is encoded by the coding sequence GTGAAGCTGACGACGGCTCAGGCGCTGGTCCGCTGGCTCCTCGCGCAGCGTTCGGAAACGCTGGACGGGCGCGAAGTCCCGCTCTTCCCCGGCGTCTTCGCGATCTTCGGGCACGGCAACGTCCTCGGCCTGGGGACCGCGCTCGAAGAGCACCGCGGGGACATCCCGGTGTGGCGCGGGCACACCGAGCAGGGCATGGCGCTCGCCGCGGTCGGGTACGCGAAGGCCACGCACCGGCGGCAGGTCGGCGTCGTGACGTCGTCGATCGGGCCGGGTGCGCTGAACATGGTCACCGCGGCCGGGGTCGCGCACGCGAACCGGCTGCCGGTGCTGCTCCTGCCGGGCGACACGTTCACCGGCCGCGCGCCGGACCCGGTGCTGCAGCAGATCGAGCCGTTCGGCGACGGCACCGCGACGGTCAACGACGCCTTCCGCGCGGTCTCCCGCTACTTCGACCGGATCACCCGCCCCGAGCAGCTGATTTCGACGTTGCCGCAGGTCGCGCGGGTGCTCACGGACCCGGCGGACAGCGGGCCCGTGGTCCTGGCGCTGCCGCAGGACGTCCAGGTGGAGACGTACGACTTCCCGGACGCCCTGTTCGAGCCGGTGACGCACCGGCCGCTGCGGCCGCGGCCGGACCGGCGGTCGGTCACCGAGGCGGCCGGAGTCCTGCGGGCTTCGAAACGGCCGTTGCTCGTGCTCGGCGGCGGTGTCCGGTACTCCGGCGCCGGGCAGCGCGCCCTCGACTTCGCCGAGCGGCACGGGATTCCGCTGGTGGAGACGACCGCGGGCCGCACGCTGGTGCCACATTCCCATGACCTGCACGCGGGACCGCTGGGGATCACCGGCTCCTCGTCGGCGAACGTCGTCGCGGCCGCGGCCGACGTCGTCCTGGCCGTCGGGACGCGCCTGCAGGACTTCACGACGGCGTCCTGGACGGTCTTCTCCCCCGACGTCCGCCTGGTCGCGCTGAACGCGGCCCGGTTCGACGCGGTGAAGCACGGCGCGCTCTCGGTGGTCGGGGACGCCGACGCGGGGCTGGTCGACCTCGGCGCGCAGCTGGAGAGCTGGCGAGTCGACCCGTCGTGGACGTCGCGAGCCGCGACCGAACGCGCGTCCTGGGACGCGCACGTCGACTCGCTGCGTTCGTCTTCGGGCGCCCTTCCGTCGTACGCGCAGGTCGTCGGAGTCGTGAACGACCTGTCGGCGGCGGACGACTACGTGATGACGGCGTCCGGCGGGCTGCCGGGCGAGCTGATCGGCGGCTGGCGCGGTTCCGGCTCGCTCTCGATGGACGTCGAGTACGGCTTCTCGTGCATGGGCTACGAGCTGTCCGGCGCGTGGGGCGCGGCGATCGCGTGGCCCGGCCTGGTGACCACGCTCCTGGGCGACGGCTCGTACCTGATGCTGAACTCCGAGCTGTTCTCGGCGGCCTTCGCGGGGCACCCGTTCGTCGCGGTCGTCTGCGACAACGACGGCTACGCGGTGATCGCGCGGCTGCAGGAGGGTCAGGGCGGGAAGCCGTTCAACAACTTCTACGCCGACTGCACGACTTCGCACGCTTCGCCGCCGCGCGTCGACTTCGCGCGTCACGCGGAGTCCCTGGGGTGTCTGGTGTTCACCGCATCCACAGTGGACTCACTGCGGGAGGCTTACGGTTCGGCGCGCGAGGCTGCGGTGGCGGAGCGACGTCCGGCGGTGGTCGTGGTGAAGACGCAGCCGTCGACGTGGACCGAGGCCGGCGCGTGGTGGGAGGTCGGGGTGCCCGAGCACCTGGCCGGCCGGGACGGCTACGAGCGGGCGAAGGCGGATCAGGTGCGCTACCTCAGGTCCTGA